A window of the Salvelinus sp. IW2-2015 linkage group LG3, ASM291031v2, whole genome shotgun sequence genome harbors these coding sequences:
- the LOC111982259 gene encoding cystine/glutamate transporter gives MGIDGIQSKEEEDEVKEKKEDEVIHLRRTIGLLPAISFIIGTVVGSGIFIAPKGVLMNSGSVGLSLVVWALCGVLSTFGALCYAELGTTFTKSGGHYTYLLETLGPLPAFLRLWAEFLFIRPAVASYVSLAFGRYLVDPFFSPCAPPTALIKLVSILGVTFVVAINCWSVTLVSRTQITLTFIKMFALVLIIVPGIMALARGQTENFQNGFEIDTLTLDKLPLAFYSGLYAYGGWFYLNFVTEEVINPNRNIPLAIIFSMVTVTVCYVLVNVAYYTMMTAEELLVSDAVAVTFANRALHGLASVIPVLVAVSCLGALNGGFFGAPRMLFVGAREGHWPVLFSMIHIRRNTPLPAVLLLYPLVVVMVARGEIFQLINFASFSRWLFIAMATMGMLIHRYRFPLHPRPFKVPLAIAVTFTVVCFFIVGLSLYSDPWNTGGSCALTLSGVPVYYLTVHRSRLPTRWRKIFNYCSKQLQILLEVAHQEVQTY, from the exons ATGGGCATAGATGGAATTCAGtcgaaggaagaggaggatgaggtgaaggagaagaaagaagatgAAGTGATCCACCTGAGGAGGACAATAGGTCTGCTTCCGGCTATCTCCTTCATCATCGGTACCGTGGTGGGCAGCGGCATCTTCATTGCACCAAAAGGGGTTCTGATGAACAGTGGTAGTGTGGGSCTGTCACTGGTGGTTTGGGCACTGTGTGGGGTTCTCTCGACCTTCG GGGCCTTGTGTTATGCTGAGCTGGGAACCACATTTACAAAGTCAGGGGGCCACTACACCTATCTGCTGGAGACATTAGGACCCTTGCCTGCGTTCCTGCGTCTCTGGGCAGAGTTTTTATTCATCAG GCCAGCTGTAGCATCCTACGTGTCCCTGGCATTCGGACGCTATCTGGTGGATCCCTTTTTCAGCCCTTGTGCTCCTCCCACAGCACTGATTAAACTGGTCAGCATCcttggagtga CATTTGTGGTGGCGATAAACTGCTGGAGTGTGACCCTGGTCTCTCGCACCCAGATCACGCTGACATTCATCAAGATGTTTGCCCTGGTCTTAATCATCGTTCCTGGCATCATGGCATTAGCCAGAG gacagacagagaactTTCAGAATGGCTTTGAGATTGATACATTAACACTGGATAAGCTACCATTGGCCTTTTATTCTGGTCTATATGCCTATGGTGGATG GTTTTATCTGAATTTTGTCACAGAGGAGGTCATTAACCCAAATAG AAACATCCCACTGGCAATCATCTTCTCCATGGTGACGGTGACTGTGTGCTACGTTCTTGTCAACGTGGCCTATTACACCATGATGACAGCAGAGGAGCTTCTTGTGTCTGACGCTGTGGCTGTG ACGTTTGCCAATCGTGCGCTTCACGGCTTGGCCTCTGTGATTCCTGTACTGGTAGCTGTGTCCTGTCTTGGGGCGCTGAACGGTGGCTTCTTTGGAGCACCCAG GATGCTGTTTGTGGGGGCCAGGGAGGGAcactggccagtcctcttctcaATGATCCACATCCGTAGAAACACGCCTCTGCCTGCTGTTCTGCTGCTG TATCCGTTGGTGGTAGTAATGGTGGCGAGAGGAGAGATATTCCAGCTGATCAACTTTGCCTCCTTCTCTCGGTGGCTCTTCATTGCCATGGCGACCATGGGGATGCTCATCCATCGCTACCGCTTCCCCCTCCACCCAAGACCCTTCAAG GTGCCGCTGGCCATTGCAGTCACCTTCACAGTGGTGTGCTTCTTCATCGTTGGGCTGTCTCTGTACTCAGACCCCTGGAACACAGGGGGCAGCTGTGCTCTCACCCTGTCTGGAGTCCCTGTCTACTACCTGACCGTGCACCGCTCACGCCTGCCCACCCGATGGAGAAAGATCTTCA ACTACTGCAGCAAGCAGCTCCAGATACTGCTGGAGGTGGCTCAYCAAGAAGTCCAGACCTACTAA